A genomic stretch from Arachis stenosperma cultivar V10309 chromosome 3, arast.V10309.gnm1.PFL2, whole genome shotgun sequence includes:
- the LOC130969645 gene encoding DNA-directed RNA polymerase subunit 10-like protein, giving the protein MIIPVRCFTCGKVIGNKWDAYLDLLQSDYSEGDALDALGLVRYCCRRMLMTHVDLIEKLLNYNTLDKSDPS; this is encoded by the exons ATGATTATCCCAGTCCGTTGCTTCACCTGTGGAAAG GTTATCGGAAACAAATGGGATGCATATTTGGACCTTCTTCAGTCAGATTACTCTGAAGG AGATGCGCTGGATGCTTTGGGGCTGGTTCGTTATTGTTGTAGGCGTATGCTTATGACGCATGTTGACTTAATTGAGAAGCTCCTGAATTACAACA CTCTTGACAAGTCTGATCCCAGTTAA